A region from the uncultured Holophaga sp. genome encodes:
- a CDS encoding MFS transporter — translation MAVPVPPSEHPHPSYRTTAIIIASALFMEQVDSTVLATALPTMARSLGVSPLHMSAGLTSYLLSLAVFIPASGWVADRYGARKVFRIAMAVFTLGSMLCGQSHSLSFLVAARMLQGIGGAMMVPVGRLLLLRSVDQKDMVSAMSWFTVPALLGPVVGPPLGGFLVSYLSWRWIFYINIPFGLLGIYLATRFIPDMREPDPGRFDLPGFLLSSLSLSGLMYGLEMASRGGGESRATTFAVIAAGLLVGLAYLRHAARSPHPILDLRLLKVPTFGLSVASGSLTRITGGALPFLLPMLMQLGFGMSAARSGLVTFATAAGSFLMKLSAPPIIRRFGFRTTLVWNSLIASGLLALCAFFRPSWPLACIYAVLVLGGFFQSLQFTALNTVAYADVGAERMSQATSFYSTFQQLTLSLGICASSMSLAASMRLMGHPRPYFTDFSVAFGVVTLISVLASPLCARMPRDAGRAMSGR, via the coding sequence ATGGCCGTGCCTGTCCCTCCCTCTGAACACCCCCACCCGAGCTACCGCACCACGGCCATCATCATCGCCAGCGCCCTCTTCATGGAACAGGTGGACTCCACCGTCCTGGCCACCGCCCTGCCCACCATGGCCCGGAGCCTGGGGGTTTCGCCCCTCCACATGAGCGCCGGCCTGACCTCGTACCTCCTCAGCCTGGCGGTGTTCATCCCCGCCAGCGGCTGGGTGGCGGACCGCTATGGCGCTCGCAAGGTCTTCCGCATCGCCATGGCGGTCTTCACCCTGGGCTCGATGCTCTGCGGCCAGTCCCACAGCCTCTCCTTCCTGGTGGCGGCCCGGATGCTGCAGGGCATCGGGGGGGCCATGATGGTCCCGGTGGGTCGCCTCCTGCTCCTGCGCTCGGTGGATCAGAAGGACATGGTCTCGGCCATGTCCTGGTTCACGGTGCCCGCCCTCCTGGGGCCGGTGGTGGGGCCGCCCCTGGGGGGCTTCCTGGTGAGCTATCTCTCCTGGCGCTGGATCTTCTACATCAACATCCCCTTCGGACTCCTGGGGATCTATCTGGCCACCCGCTTCATCCCCGACATGCGGGAGCCGGACCCGGGCCGCTTTGATCTGCCCGGCTTCCTGCTCTCCTCCCTCTCCCTTTCAGGCCTGATGTACGGGCTGGAGATGGCCAGCCGGGGCGGGGGCGAATCCCGGGCCACCACCTTCGCAGTCATCGCCGCCGGGCTCCTGGTGGGCCTGGCCTATCTCCGCCATGCCGCCCGGAGCCCGCACCCCATCCTGGACCTGCGATTGCTGAAGGTCCCCACCTTCGGCCTCTCGGTGGCCAGCGGTTCCCTGACCCGCATCACCGGGGGAGCCCTGCCCTTCCTGCTGCCCATGCTCATGCAGCTGGGCTTCGGCATGTCAGCGGCGCGGAGCGGCCTGGTGACCTTTGCCACCGCGGCGGGCTCCTTCCTGATGAAGCTCTCGGCGCCCCCCATCATCCGCCGCTTCGGATTCAGGACCACCCTGGTCTGGAACAGTCTCATCGCCTCGGGACTGCTGGCCCTCTGCGCCTTCTTCCGGCCCTCCTGGCCCCTGGCCTGCATCTATGCGGTACTCGTCCTGGGGGGCTTCTTCCAGTCCCTGCAGTTCACGGCCCTCAACACCGTGGCCTACGCGGATGTGGGGGCCGAACGCATGAGCCAGGCCACCAGCTTCTACTCGACCTTCCAGCAGCTCACCCTCTCCCTGGGAATCTGCGCCTCCTCCATGAGCCTGGCAGCCTCCATGCGCCTCATGGGCCATCCCAGGCCCTATTTCACCGACTTCTCGGTGGCCTTCGGGGTCGTGACCCTCATTTCGGTCCTGGCCTCCCCCCTCTGCGCCCGCATGCCCCGGGATGCGGGACGGGCGATGAGCGGCCGCTGA
- a CDS encoding TrmO family methyltransferase produces the protein MLYMPGEPVSIRPIGVVISDFRDFDQANDFEQIRELRLRQDLELALAGLEAYSHIYVFYHQHRRQEWQQAVGWSDSPEQLLTLPQAKDGNLRGIYTSRAPARPSGMGSCVCELVRREGRRLFVRGLDAFDGSAILDIKIYVPSMDAVPHATGPLHCRPRRSADPKGRVFPWGTLNREVTLGVRTGLRAMEELGLGRGEATRAEMVGGSHFARSIERITGCVLPGQWELREESGASLGSWRLRLLQGGKGVEIRLRDHPAEPMEDLMALSDECLFSEVRAL, from the coding sequence ATGCTTTACATGCCAGGCGAACCGGTCTCCATCCGTCCCATCGGGGTCGTCATCTCCGATTTCCGCGACTTCGACCAGGCCAACGACTTTGAGCAGATCCGGGAGCTCCGGCTGCGCCAGGACCTGGAACTGGCCCTGGCGGGTCTGGAGGCCTATTCCCACATTTACGTCTTCTACCACCAGCACAGGCGCCAGGAGTGGCAGCAGGCGGTGGGCTGGTCCGACTCACCGGAGCAGCTGCTCACCCTGCCCCAGGCCAAGGACGGTAATCTGCGCGGCATCTACACCAGTCGAGCTCCGGCCCGCCCCTCGGGCATGGGCTCCTGCGTCTGTGAGCTGGTTCGGCGGGAGGGGCGGCGGCTCTTCGTCCGGGGCCTGGACGCCTTCGATGGCAGCGCCATCCTGGACATCAAGATCTATGTCCCCAGCATGGACGCCGTGCCCCACGCCACGGGCCCCCTGCACTGCCGCCCGCGGCGCAGCGCGGATCCCAAGGGCAGGGTCTTCCCCTGGGGCACCCTGAACCGGGAGGTGACCCTGGGGGTGCGGACGGGGCTCCGGGCCATGGAGGAGCTGGGCCTCGGCCGGGGCGAGGCCACCCGGGCCGAAATGGTGGGCGGAAGCCACTTCGCCCGGAGCATCGAGCGGATCACGGGCTGCGTGCTTCCCGGCCAGTGGGAGCTCCGTGAGGAGAGCGGCGCTTCACTGGGGAGCTGGCGGCTTCGCCTCCTCCAGGGGGGCAAGGGCGTCGAAATCCGCCTGAGGGACCACCCCGCCGAGCCCATGGAAGACCTCATGGCCCTGTCCGACGAGTGCCTCTTCAGCGAGGTGAGAGCCCTGTAG
- a CDS encoding topoisomerase DNA-binding C4 zinc finger domain-containing protein, with amino-acid sequence MPSTDEREAQPVLGETCPKCGSDLVLRNAMGRFFAKCRRSSCSFTYDSDLRGNPTARCSTCGTGRLHTTGTARVCADCGATEGARPAPAKAEGLGPCPKCQKGTLAVRSGAFGTFVSCSERCGLTYSSDAEGVPEGGYCSACKGPVKKTQKGSRLCVVCGKWQDERPARPAAAQDDNRPPKPKPAHCPRCNESLKTVFTRRQKWAYRCDPCDAWYDA; translated from the coding sequence ATGCCGTCCACCGATGAACGCGAAGCCCAACCCGTCCTGGGGGAGACCTGTCCGAAGTGCGGCTCGGACCTGGTGCTCCGCAATGCCATGGGCCGGTTCTTCGCCAAGTGCAGGCGCAGCAGCTGCAGCTTCACCTACGACTCGGACCTGCGGGGCAATCCCACGGCCCGCTGCAGCACCTGCGGCACGGGGAGGCTGCACACCACGGGGACTGCCCGCGTCTGCGCCGACTGCGGGGCCACGGAGGGCGCCAGGCCCGCCCCCGCCAAGGCCGAGGGCCTGGGCCCCTGCCCCAAGTGCCAGAAGGGCACCCTGGCGGTGCGCTCCGGGGCCTTCGGAACCTTCGTCTCCTGCTCGGAGCGCTGTGGCCTGACCTACTCCAGCGACGCCGAGGGGGTGCCCGAGGGCGGTTACTGCTCGGCCTGCAAGGGACCGGTGAAGAAGACCCAGAAGGGCTCGCGCCTCTGCGTCGTCTGCGGCAAGTGGCAGGATGAGCGCCCGGCCCGTCCCGCCGCCGCCCAGGACGACAATCGTCCTCCCAAGCCCAAGCCCGCCCACTGCCCGCGCTGCAACGAATCCCTGAAGACCGTCTTCACCCGGCGTCAGAAGTGGGCCTACCGCTGCGACCCCTGCGACGCCTGGTACGACGCCTGA
- the recD gene encoding exodeoxyribonuclease V subunit alpha, with protein MHEWNEMALEHHPASQAWSRNLREALEELNQEPATLVLAWELSGLAPLAETERETLFAVAVALLATQGQGHTRLALPPGPESPAARILEACKLGSLDVAAFLGSPSLASWVGGPGETRPLILEGSTLYTHRFLGFEQSLAERVKALATQPPLTTLPVEEGIFQDPRALDAEQRAAVEKALGSPLTLITGGPGTGKTTIVITILRALLRQGLGLEQLALAAPTGKAAQRMGEAIRKALAELKAPTAQDQPLLAAELEPRTLHRLLGWHPTAERFRHDAANPLPYRVVVVDESSMISQEHLHRLLQALAPGTRLVLLGDAEQLPSVEAGCAFRELVEALKAQAAHLQNSYRMRAEDPQGRNILSVARAINRPESGQLWAGAEPITVRERLEDLAHQKVELWAPGKGGTAAFLDRWFQERVLALPDFRAAAERIFSLEEGTWGSGDEETLGRLFQHFDGFRILCALRKSAEFRGVEEINAHFHRKMLEYFEWSGSQRPKFCAGEPVMMTRNDYTRGIFNGDQGLILKVRFDGEPRQAAVFPLLKTWRAFLLEPLREELDHAFAMTVHKSQGSEYEHIAVVLPQSDHKALTRELLYTALTRARRSVSLVGERERVEFAARNPTLRESGLGGRVKGLSGPT; from the coding sequence ATGCATGAGTGGAACGAGATGGCCCTGGAGCACCACCCCGCAAGCCAAGCGTGGTCGAGGAATCTGCGGGAGGCCCTGGAGGAGCTCAACCAGGAGCCCGCCACCCTCGTCCTGGCCTGGGAGCTGAGCGGCCTGGCCCCCTTGGCGGAGACTGAGCGTGAGACCCTCTTCGCCGTGGCGGTGGCCCTGCTGGCCACCCAGGGCCAGGGGCACACCCGCCTGGCCCTGCCCCCCGGACCCGAGAGCCCCGCCGCCCGCATCCTTGAGGCCTGCAAGCTCGGAAGTCTGGATGTGGCGGCCTTTCTGGGCTCCCCTTCGCTGGCCTCCTGGGTGGGGGGCCCCGGGGAGACCAGGCCCCTGATCCTGGAGGGCAGCACCCTCTACACCCACCGATTCCTGGGCTTTGAGCAGTCCCTGGCGGAGCGGGTGAAGGCCCTGGCCACCCAGCCTCCGCTCACCACCCTGCCGGTGGAGGAAGGGATCTTCCAGGACCCCCGGGCACTGGACGCCGAGCAGCGGGCGGCGGTGGAGAAGGCCCTCGGCTCCCCGCTGACCCTCATCACCGGCGGCCCCGGCACCGGCAAGACCACCATCGTCATCACCATCCTGCGGGCCCTCCTGCGCCAGGGGCTGGGTCTCGAGCAACTGGCCCTTGCGGCCCCCACGGGCAAAGCGGCCCAGCGTATGGGCGAGGCCATCCGCAAGGCCCTGGCGGAACTGAAGGCACCCACAGCCCAGGACCAGCCCCTGCTGGCCGCCGAACTGGAGCCCCGGACCCTGCACCGCCTCCTGGGTTGGCACCCCACCGCCGAGCGCTTCCGCCATGATGCCGCCAACCCCCTGCCCTACCGGGTGGTCGTGGTCGACGAGTCCTCCATGATCAGTCAGGAGCACCTCCACCGCCTGCTGCAGGCCCTGGCCCCGGGCACCCGCTTGGTCCTCCTGGGGGATGCGGAGCAGCTCCCCAGCGTGGAGGCGGGCTGCGCCTTCCGGGAGCTGGTGGAGGCATTGAAAGCTCAGGCAGCCCACCTGCAGAACAGCTACCGGATGCGGGCCGAGGATCCCCAGGGGCGGAACATCCTCTCCGTGGCCCGGGCGATCAACAGACCGGAGAGCGGCCAGCTCTGGGCAGGGGCCGAGCCCATCACCGTGCGGGAGCGCCTGGAGGATCTGGCCCACCAGAAGGTGGAGCTCTGGGCACCCGGGAAGGGCGGGACCGCGGCCTTCCTGGATCGCTGGTTCCAGGAGCGGGTCCTGGCCCTGCCGGACTTCCGGGCAGCTGCGGAACGGATCTTCAGCCTTGAGGAGGGCACCTGGGGGAGCGGGGACGAGGAGACCCTCGGCCGCCTCTTCCAGCACTTCGACGGCTTCCGCATCCTCTGCGCCCTCCGGAAGAGCGCGGAGTTCCGGGGGGTGGAGGAGATCAACGCCCACTTCCACAGGAAGATGCTGGAATACTTCGAGTGGAGCGGCAGCCAGCGCCCGAAGTTCTGCGCCGGAGAGCCGGTCATGATGACCCGCAACGACTATACCCGGGGCATCTTCAACGGCGACCAGGGTCTGATCCTCAAGGTCCGCTTCGACGGCGAGCCCCGCCAGGCCGCCGTCTTCCCCCTCCTCAAGACCTGGCGTGCCTTCCTCCTGGAGCCCCTGCGGGAGGAACTCGACCACGCCTTCGCCATGACCGTCCACAAGTCCCAGGGCTCCGAGTACGAGCACATCGCCGTGGTGCTCCCCCAAAGCGACCACAAGGCCCTCACCCGGGAGCTCCTCTACACCGCCCTCACCCGCGCCAGGCGCTCCGTGAGCCTGGTGGGGGAAAGGGAACGGGTCGAATTCGCCGCCCGCAACCCCACCCTGCGGGAGTCGGGGCTGGGGGGGAGGGTGAAGGGGCTCTCCGGGCCCACATGA
- a CDS encoding HAMP domain-containing sensor histidine kinase encodes MSETQIVLIFFLATLALVVLCWLALFSLVHARGRIIRAQKAALEAERRLRIKHDAFSRNAHHELRTPLQVILGNLEMLGMMDPAPQQAAIIAQARAGTQRLTSLVQNLLDLAAVADGTLRLSPVLGDLDMRIACLQGRFREAARAKGLAFEADCPMIGLLFHCDAARIEQIMSHLLDNAIKFTAQGQVRFQVGISALPERPGWQLLEIEVEDTGIGLPEDWERMLVPFEHSERSHAAARGGLGIGLPMVAGLVRLMGGSLDFERLPQGTRARVGLVLEAGETTVDGLTE; translated from the coding sequence TTGTCCGAAACCCAGATCGTCCTGATCTTCTTCCTGGCGACCCTCGCCCTGGTGGTCCTGTGCTGGCTGGCCCTCTTCAGCCTAGTGCACGCCAGGGGGCGCATCATCCGCGCTCAGAAGGCCGCCCTGGAGGCGGAGCGTCGTCTGCGAATCAAGCACGATGCCTTCTCCCGGAACGCCCACCACGAGCTGCGCACGCCCCTGCAGGTGATCCTGGGGAACCTGGAGATGCTGGGCATGATGGATCCGGCCCCCCAGCAGGCGGCGATCATCGCCCAGGCCCGGGCCGGGACCCAGCGTCTGACCTCTCTGGTGCAGAACCTCCTGGACCTGGCTGCGGTGGCCGACGGGACCCTGCGGCTCTCCCCGGTCCTGGGGGACCTGGACATGCGCATCGCCTGCCTGCAGGGGCGCTTCCGGGAGGCCGCCCGAGCCAAGGGGTTGGCCTTCGAGGCGGACTGTCCCATGATCGGCCTCCTCTTCCACTGCGATGCGGCCCGCATCGAGCAGATCATGAGCCACCTGCTGGACAATGCCATCAAGTTCACAGCCCAGGGGCAGGTCCGCTTCCAGGTGGGGATCTCGGCCCTGCCGGAGCGCCCTGGGTGGCAGCTTCTGGAGATCGAGGTGGAGGACACGGGCATCGGCCTCCCCGAGGACTGGGAGCGGATGCTGGTGCCCTTCGAGCACAGCGAGCGCTCCCACGCCGCCGCCCGGGGCGGCCTAGGCATCGGCCTGCCCATGGTGGCGGGGCTGGTGCGGCTCATGGGGGGCAGCCTGGACTTCGAGCGCCTGCCCCAGGGCACCCGGGCGCGGGTGGGACTGGTCCTGGAGGCGGGTGAAACGACCGTCGATGGGTTGACCGAGTAG
- the dinB gene encoding DNA polymerase IV, whose product MPGAPVSQAPPRRIAHLDMDAYFASVELQRRPELRGLPVVIGGRPKPGLLSEPGRLSSYAGRGVVTTATYEARAFGVHSGMGLMKAAALAPDAILVPGDYETYSRVSRTFKAAVATIAPLMEDRGIDEIYLDLTDLKGSSLELARRLKGAVLESTGLTCSIGITPNKLLSKLASELQKPDGITILNLEDIPGRIWPLPCAALNGIGPRATEGLRELGILTLGQLAQADPADLVARFGQSYGTWLHEAAHGRDERPLTLEREPKSLSRETTFERNLHPSRNREELTAILVRLCERLAADLTRKGYLAGSVGVKLKYDDFSTLTRDHTLSRPVSAPEALLEAARRCLRRAPFERPLRLLGLRAAALVRPGDLPTGPKVVAPGLFDTPPSGGHF is encoded by the coding sequence ATGCCCGGAGCACCGGTATCCCAGGCGCCTCCCCGTCGCATCGCCCACCTGGACATGGACGCCTACTTCGCCTCCGTAGAGCTCCAGCGACGGCCAGAGCTGAGGGGCCTGCCGGTGGTCATCGGAGGGCGGCCCAAGCCGGGTCTGCTGTCTGAACCGGGGCGCCTGAGCAGCTATGCCGGGCGGGGGGTCGTCACCACCGCCACCTATGAGGCCCGGGCCTTCGGGGTGCACTCGGGCATGGGCCTCATGAAGGCCGCGGCCCTGGCCCCGGATGCCATCCTGGTCCCTGGGGACTACGAGACCTACAGTCGGGTCTCCCGGACCTTCAAGGCGGCAGTGGCGACCATCGCCCCTCTGATGGAGGACCGGGGCATTGATGAGATCTATCTGGACCTCACGGACCTCAAGGGGAGCTCTCTGGAGCTGGCCAGGCGGCTCAAGGGGGCAGTCCTGGAGTCCACGGGACTCACCTGCTCCATCGGCATCACCCCCAACAAATTGTTGAGCAAGCTGGCCTCCGAACTCCAGAAACCGGATGGGATTACGATCCTGAACCTGGAGGACATCCCGGGGCGCATCTGGCCCCTGCCCTGCGCCGCCCTCAACGGCATCGGCCCCCGGGCCACGGAGGGCCTGCGGGAGCTGGGCATCCTCACCCTGGGGCAGCTGGCCCAGGCGGACCCCGCCGATCTGGTGGCCCGCTTCGGCCAGAGCTACGGCACCTGGCTCCACGAGGCCGCCCATGGGCGGGATGAGCGTCCCCTCACCCTGGAGCGGGAGCCCAAGTCCCTCAGCCGGGAAACCACCTTCGAACGCAACCTGCACCCCAGCCGCAACCGGGAGGAGCTCACCGCGATCCTGGTGCGGCTCTGCGAGCGCCTTGCCGCCGACCTGACGCGCAAGGGCTACCTGGCGGGCAGCGTGGGGGTGAAGCTCAAATACGACGACTTCAGCACCCTCACCCGGGACCACACCCTGAGCCGTCCTGTCTCCGCCCCCGAAGCCCTGCTGGAGGCCGCCCGCCGGTGCCTGCGGCGGGCCCCCTTCGAGCGGCCATTGCGGCTCCTGGGGCTGAGGGCCGCTGCCCTGGTGCGTCCTGGGGATCTCCCCACGGGTCCCAAGGTGGTCGCTCCAGGGCTCTTCGACACCCCCCCGTCAGGCGGTCACTTCTGA
- a CDS encoding HAMP domain-containing sensor histidine kinase — translation MSETQIVLIFFLATLALLVLCWLALFSLVHAKGRIIRAQKAALEAERRLRIKHDAFSRNAHHELRTPLQVILGNLEMLGMMEPAPQQAAVIAQARAGTQRLTSLVQNLLDLAAVADGTLRLSPVLGDLDMRIACLQGRFREAARGKGLGFEADCPMIGILFHCDAARIEQIMSCLLDNAIKFTARGQVRFKVGVSALPERPGWRRLEIKVEDTGIGLPEDWERMLVPFEHSERSHAAARGGLGIGLPMVAGLVELMGGQLVFERLQSGTCARVTLELPTMEALGEAADAFLR, via the coding sequence GTGTCCGAAACCCAGATCGTCCTGATCTTCTTTCTTGCGACCCTGGCCCTGTTGGTGCTCTGCTGGCTGGCCCTCTTCAGCCTGGTGCACGCCAAGGGGCGCATCATCCGCGCCCAGAAGGCCGCCCTGGAGGCGGAGCGCCGTCTTCGCATCAAGCACGATGCCTTCTCCCGGAACGCCCACCACGAGCTGCGCACGCCCCTGCAGGTGATCCTGGGGAACCTGGAGATGCTGGGCATGATGGAGCCGGCCCCCCAGCAGGCGGCGGTCATCGCCCAGGCCCGGGCCGGGACCCAGCGTCTGACCTCTCTGGTGCAGAACCTCCTGGACCTGGCTGCGGTGGCCGACGGTACCCTGCGGCTTTCCCCGGTCCTGGGGGACCTGGACATGCGCATCGCCTGCCTGCAGGGGCGCTTCCGGGAGGCCGCCCGAGGCAAGGGGCTGGGCTTCGAGGCGGACTGTCCCATGATCGGCATCCTCTTCCACTGCGATGCGGCCCGCATCGAGCAGATCATGAGCTGCCTGCTGGACAATGCCATCAAGTTCACAGCCCGGGGCCAGGTCCGCTTCAAGGTGGGGGTCTCGGCCCTGCCGGAGCGTCCCGGCTGGCGGCGCCTGGAGATCAAGGTGGAGGACACGGGCATCGGCCTCCCCGAGGACTGGGAGCGGATGCTGGTGCCCTTCGAGCACAGCGAGCGCTCCCACGCCGCCGCCCGGGGCGGCCTGGGTATCGGCCTGCCCATGGTGGCGGGGCTGGTGGAGCTGATGGGTGGACAGCTCGTCTTCGAGAGACTCCAGTCCGGCACCTGTGCCCGAGTCACCCTGGAGCTGCCCACGATGGAGGCCCTGGGGGAGGCGGCAGACGCATTTCTGAGGTGA